Genomic DNA from Paenibacillus borealis:
GAACTGCGTCTGCTATACATTGGGTACCGGTGTAGGTGGCGGAATTATTATCAATGGCAAGGTGTATCAAGGATTTGCCGGTCTGGCCGGAGAGCTTGGCCATATCTCCGTAGTTCCCGATCTGGAAGCGATCCAGTGCGGCTGTGGGAACATGGGCTGTTTGGAAACCGTTTCCTCTGCGACTGGCATTATCCGCATGGCGAATGATGCAGTAGCCCGCGGAGACCGTACGACGCTGTCCACGGTGGAGAAGATTGCGGCCAAGGAAGTGTTTGACGCGGCTAAGGCAGGCGATGAAGTTGCGCTGCGTATTGTGAACCGTGCAGCCTTCTACCTGGGCAAATCGATGGCTTCAGTGGCTGCTGTACTGAACCCGGAAGTATTTATCGTAGGCGGCGGCGTATCCAAAGCCGGCGATATCCTGTTTGAAGAAGTCCGCCGTGTATTTGCCAAGCTGACCCCTGCGCCTCTGCAGACGGGAGTGACTATTGTGCCTGCGGAGCTTGGCAATGATGCCGGTATTATTGGTGCGGCTGGTCTTTTGCTGCGTTCTTAAGGAGCAGGAATTATTCATATACTAAC
This window encodes:
- a CDS encoding ROK family glucokinase; this encodes MSENIYVGVDLGGTTIKVGICNAEGSLLHTYEGPTGTADGVDAVIDNIEKYVRQIVEDSPYSWDQLAGVGAGLAGFTNIREGIIILAPNIGFRDVPIRSILEGRLNKPVKIDNDANVAALGEAWSGAGRGIENCVCYTLGTGVGGGIIINGKVYQGFAGLAGELGHISVVPDLEAIQCGCGNMGCLETVSSATGIIRMANDAVARGDRTTLSTVEKIAAKEVFDAAKAGDEVALRIVNRAAFYLGKSMASVAAVLNPEVFIVGGGVSKAGDILFEEVRRVFAKLTPAPLQTGVTIVPAELGNDAGIIGAAGLLLRS